In Bacilli bacterium, the DNA window GCGAGATCGACTGGCTTAAAACGGAAAGCGAATATCCCGCCAATATGCCGGAAGTTAGCTGTACGGAACGATCATCGAAAGCGCCGTGTTGAAACAAGCCGATCGTCACCGGTTCCCTAAGCAGGAACAAAAACGCCATCGCCGGAAAGACAATGAGTACAACCGCGCGAAACGCACGTTTCAGCAATCGCTTCGCTTGTTCGCGCTCGTTGAGCGCGATATGCCGGGATAAATCCGGCAATATCACGACGCTCACCGCCGCGACAAACACCCAAACGGGAAACTGTGTCAATCTGTAGGCGTAATTCAACGCGGCGGCGGCGCCGGACGCGAATGTTGTGATCATATACCGCTCGGCAAAAAAGACCGCTTGCATGCTGAGCAAAATGGCCAGGTACAAAAGCAGCATGCGCATCATGCCGCGCCATTCGGTATGTTGCCCGTGCGTTTCCGCAACACCCTTTTTCCGGTTGACCGCGGCGACTTTTGCCAAAGAGCCGATGCCTGTTCGCGCGATCCACAAGCCAACCAAAAAAACGCCGCCGGTAATGAAAAATGCAATGTAACGCACGCCTTCCGCAAGCGGTATGTCGGCTACGCGGCAATACAGCACGCCCGCCAAAAAGCACAGATTGATGAACAGCGGCGCCACAGCCGGCGCAATAAATTGCCGCAACGCTTGTAAAATCGCCGTTCCGACCGCCACACAGACGAACATCGCAACCGTTGGCAAAAAAAGCCGCAACAATTGCGCAATCAACCGGGTCAACTCGGCGTCCGGCGATTGATTCAGCAAATCCGACAGCAAGCCGGGAAACGAAAAGATGAACGCCATTATGATAAACGAGATGCCAATGAAACAGACGAACAGTTGCCTGACTGTAACGCGCAATCGTTTCAGGCGGTTGTTCGCCAACATCTCCGAAAAGACGGGGATGCAAACGACGGAAATGGCCGCCGCAAACAAATTGTTGCCGATGCTGTCGGGAACAAAATACGCCAATGTGAGCGCGTCCGCCTGCAAGGACGTGCCCGCATATGCGGCCAACGCGACGTCCTTGACAAAAGCCAACAGGGCCACACCCACGTTGATCACGGTCAATGCCGCGACCGGATTGCGAAAAAGAAGCCCGTAATTTCGCCTCGTCTGTTTATGTAAAGCCATCCGGTCCACCCTCTTTTCCGCCTTTCGGCACAGGCATGGCCAAATCCGGTATGTTCCCGCCTTCAAGCAAAAGCTCCACCGTTTTTCCCAACGGCGCAAAGGAATAATGCCCGAGCAACCATTCCAATTTCGCCGCCGTTTTGGCCAGGCCGTAATATTGCATGATTTGAACCGGCAGCGAGGCGGGCAGCCTCGGTTGCTCCGGGTCGATTTCCCAGGGATGAATATATAGCATGAAGGGCCGTAACCTGCGCGTCTTCTTCAGCAGCAAATGAATCAGCGTTAGCGGCAGCGCGCGCAAATAAAATCCGCCGGAAAACGGAATGCGCGCGATTCCCCATTTATAGACGGAGGCGGGAAACTCGACCAATTGCAGCTGGCGTTCGCGAATAATCGGGCGAAACGGCGCAAGCGGCGCCCTATTGGAGCCGCCGAGCGGCGTATAAAAAGGTTGCAAGCTGGAATCAATACTGTAACCTTCTTCCTCCAGCACGCACAGCCAATCGTAAATCTTTGCGTTAAGCGACCAGGAAGGAGCGCGAAATTGCTTCACGGCTACGCCGGCGATATCCTCCAGCACCGCTTTCGAAGCGCGTACGTCCGCGCGGAAAGATTCGCGCGTTAACGTAGACAGCATCCGATGCGTAAGCGTATGCGAGCCGATTTCATGCCCCGCTTGCACAATGTCGCGCACGAGCGCCGGGTAACGTTTGGCGACTTCGCCCACGATAAAAAACGTCGCCTTGGCCTTGTGCCGCTCAAAACATTCCAGCAACCGGCCTGTGTTTCTTTCGACTCTGCCGGGGTAGTTCCGCCACTGCGCCTGCGGAATATTGAGTCCGTTTGTCTGATAATAATCTTCTACGTCAACAGTCAATATGTTCAATGCCATCACTCCGTGTCATGATCGGCTGATCACCATGTTCCACGCCTTGGGATCCGCAATATAACGCAAACAGGCAAGCATAAATCCGAAAGCGGGCAGCGGATCGTCCCGCGACAGGATATCATCCGCCACTCCCCGCCCCGGACCGCGCCAAAATCCGGGCGTAAGTTTTCCGCGATGCGGGTTTGCCAGATAGTGCAGCATATCGCCGGGCAGCAAGTTCCGGCAAAGCACGCCTTCTTTATAGCCGCGCGTTTCTTCCGTTTTTTCGCCGCAGGCGATCTGGTACAACATCCAGGGAAAATCAATTCCGGACAAGATCGCCGTCTGCAGCGAGTTCCAAAAACGCGGGTTGATTTCCATAAATTTTGCCGCGCCGTCTCTTGGGTCCACCATAAATTCCAGTTCCACAATCCCCCGCCAGGGCAGCTTGTCCATGATGCGCAGCGAAAGCTCAAGCAAATCGGGGCGGCGTACGCTTTCCTGCAAGGTGCTCGGTCCGTGCGCGACGGGAAAATGGCGCAGTTCCCGCTGCACGAAACTCGCTTTCAGGCGCCCGGCAAAATCATACAGCAAACATACATCGAACCTTTCGCCAGGCGGAATATATTCCTGGATGAGCGGAAAAGGATATTTTGCGTGCACCTGAAAATATTGCTCAAGCAACTCCCGCTTCTTTACGACCCGAATTCCCCGGGAACCGGAACTGCGGCGGGGCTTGATGACAAGCGGTTCCGGCAAGCGCGCAATTAAATCCGCGACTTGGTCCGGATTTTTCGGAGCAAAGGTGGCAGGTATCGGGACCTGGCATTGCCGCGCAATTTCCACCGCTTTGCCTTTATCCGCCGCCTTTTCCCAACTGTCCTTTTCCGGCAGCACCATCCGCGGCCCATTTGCGAACAAATCCGCATGCTTCATGACTGCGGCGAGCGCCCGGTCATCCATCGGAAACAAAATATCGATCTGTTTGCGCGCCATCGTTTCCGCGAGCCATTCCGCGTATGCGCGCGAATGTTTCGCCGGATCGGGCGAAAGCAAATTTCCTTTGCAATACCTGGAAAAAGCGGAAATATTGCAGCGCGTCGTTTCCGCAACGTACGCCGGGACTCCTTTTTTACCCAGCGAGCGCACGGCGGCTAATGTTTTGCGCAGCTGTCCGTCCGTCAACAATACCGAATTCATCCGATCCCCGCCTGCCTTTGTTTCTCCAAAACCACTTTATTTTTGCCTTGCGTGATTTTATAGATGATGTATTTGTCGGTTTCCAGAAAAACGGTCATGTCCCGATGACTTTTCCGATACTCTTCCGCCCAGTAATAAGCTTTCGCCATCAAAATCCGGCGGTTTTCCGACGAACCGTAGTAAAATTCGGTTAACGCCTGGCCGCGAGCCACCGGAAAAGGCTTTTTCGCGTCTTTCCGCGAAATCGGGCGCACATCATGCAAAGCAGAGGCAATGGGAATTTTCTCAACAAACAAAAATACATAGGGTGTTGAAAACACAAGGGCTTTTTGATCGGGATCGTCAAGATCGCGGACAAATTCCCACAATTCCGTATGGTAGCCGTTTCCGTAGATCATCCCCAATTCGTCGACCGACGAGATGATATCCCAAAGCTGCTTGGGGTAATTCGCGTTAATATCCAAATAGCCGCGCACCGCTTCATCATATTGGCGCATCTCGCCCGAAGGAAGTTTCATCCATTGCCCGGGAACGGCAAAAACCGCGATGATGAGGATTACACCAAGTGAAGTACGCGCGATGACGCGGATGCGCTCATGATTAAGCAGACTGCTGAAGTAGGCGAATGTCGCGGCAAATAATAAAGCGATAGACATTGCCAGAAATACGGGCAGCCGATCCGACGGCACAATGGCGGGCAAGCCAATTTCGGGCGCTATGGACAAGCTGATCAGAAACAGCGCGAACATGGCGGCGAAAACATAAGGCGGCCAGGCGGAAGATGGACTGCGCCGGTTTTTCTGAAGCAGAAGGCGCAGCATCGTTCCGGCGAACGCAAGCAAAAACAAGAGTAACAGCACGGCCACAAGCGGTTGATTGCGCGCAAAGCGAACGATGGCGGATATGGCCGAAGCATGGTCTCCCGCCGCGAACCCCGCGGCAAAATAACGGATGGACGGGCCATGAAACTGTTTTCCCAGCGCCAATCCGATGATGGGCGGCAAAATGCCGAGCAATCCGGCAACCGCCATACAGCCTATAATTCGCCAAACGCGCCGCCGTTCGGCCAGTTTGCTAATGTGGGCAATCCCCACGGCAACATATGCCGCCGTCATGACAACAACGACAAACGGATGCGTGAATGCGGCGATGGCGTAACATTCCGCGGAAAGCACAAGATACGTCCGCTTTTTCGTTTGCATATATGAATAAAAGAAGGCAATTCCCGGAAACAGGAACATGGCGGCGAATTCCATGGAAAGCGCCGACAACTCCCGCCATAGGATGACGGGGTTATCCAGCATCATGGCGCTCGCGAACAAGGCGAGAAATACGGTCAACAAAATCGTGAAATAGTCTTTGCCGATCATTTTCCGCAAAACATAAACAAGCGAAGCTGCCATCAATGCGTTGGTCAGCGGGCCCATAAACCTGACGATTCCATACATATCCAGGCCAAACATGCTGCCAAGCGCGGCAATGATCGCTTCAAAACCGTAAGGGTATACGCCGTCCAGGTAGATTTTCATGTGCGCCAAATATTTGGCCCAGCCAAGATGCACATAAGAATCGGATGAGGCAAAACCAAGATGGGTAAACGAAAATGTGCCGCGGGTTATGATGTCCGCTGCAAAAACGGCTGCAAACGCCATGATGAGCAAGGGGTGCTCGCGCACTAAACGTTTTGCCTTGCCGAGCAGTCCCGTAAAGATGATCGCGGCGTTGCGGAGCAACTTGCCCAACTCGTGTTGAAAGCGGCCGGGAACATCCGCCCAATCGAACATTGCCGCCAAAAATTTGACGCTGAAGGGCAAGGATTTTTTGCGGGCATACCATTTCCGCAGCAAGAAAGCGCACAGAAACGTCGCCGCATATAACGCAATCGGTTCGAACAAATGAATGCCGACGAGCAAATGAACGATGGCCATA includes these proteins:
- a CDS encoding lipid II flippase MurJ, whose amino-acid sequence is MALHKQTRRNYGLLFRNPVAALTVINVGVALLAFVKDVALAAYAGTSLQADALTLAYFVPDSIGNNLFAAAISVVCIPVFSEMLANNRLKRLRVTVRQLFVCFIGISFIIMAFIFSFPGLLSDLLNQSPDAELTRLIAQLLRLFLPTVAMFVCVAVGTAILQALRQFIAPAVAPLFINLCFLAGVLYCRVADIPLAEGVRYIAFFITGGVFLVGLWIARTGIGSLAKVAAVNRKKGVAETHGQHTEWRGMMRMLLLYLAILLSMQAVFFAERYMITTFASGAAAALNYAYRLTQFPVWVFVAAVSVVILPDLSRHIALNEREQAKRLLKRAFRAVVLIVFPAMAFLFLLREPVTIGLFQHGAFDDRSVQLTSGILAGYSLSVLSQSISLISLRFFLAEKNLIAALLAYAVSALVTISGDFAFTRLLGPPGVGYGAAIGAAVNAALMLTLMSRSLRPRFAEVRRELAKLGRAAAFPAIYFLLMRALWFLLPAHHSLFALVYVLLGGFMFLTGYLVLLFGQWPDLLRSLKIQYGKDESICQRR
- a CDS encoding polysaccharide deacetylase family protein, which codes for MNILTVDVEDYYQTNGLNIPQAQWRNYPGRVERNTGRLLECFERHKAKATFFIVGEVAKRYPALVRDIVQAGHEIGSHTLTHRMLSTLTRESFRADVRASKAVLEDIAGVAVKQFRAPSWSLNAKIYDWLCVLEEEGYSIDSSLQPFYTPLGGSNRAPLAPFRPIIRERQLQLVEFPASVYKWGIARIPFSGGFYLRALPLTLIHLLLKKTRRLRPFMLYIHPWEIDPEQPRLPASLPVQIMQYYGLAKTAAKLEWLLGHYSFAPLGKTVELLLEGGNIPDLAMPVPKGGKEGGPDGFT
- a CDS encoding ATP-grasp domain-containing protein, with translation MNSVLLTDGQLRKTLAAVRSLGKKGVPAYVAETTRCNISAFSRYCKGNLLSPDPAKHSRAYAEWLAETMARKQIDILFPMDDRALAAVMKHADLFANGPRMVLPEKDSWEKAADKGKAVEIARQCQVPIPATFAPKNPDQVADLIARLPEPLVIKPRRSSGSRGIRVVKKRELLEQYFQVHAKYPFPLIQEYIPPGERFDVCLLYDFAGRLKASFVQRELRHFPVAHGPSTLQESVRRPDLLELSLRIMDKLPWRGIVELEFMVDPRDGAAKFMEINPRFWNSLQTAILSGIDFPWMLYQIACGEKTEETRGYKEGVLCRNLLPGDMLHYLANPHRGKLTPGFWRGPGRGVADDILSRDDPLPAFGFMLACLRYIADPKAWNMVISRS